The following are from one region of the Segatella oris genome:
- a CDS encoding sugar phosphate nucleotidyltransferase — MMQAMIFAAGMGTRLKPLTDSIPKALVRVGGEPLLKRVILRLKDAGFKRIVINVHHFANQITDYLKENNNFQLDICISDETAGLLETGGGIKFARSLFKLNEPILIHNVDILSNVDLRKFYKSDRKLMCASCGIPQEEAGAVLLVSWRKTKRYLLFNHEMRLVGWVNIETGEVKSPYQEVQEASVDDLQKQFHMYAFSGIHSFSPQLFPLMDAYPDRFPIMDFYLQNCDKVAIKGYVKSDLELMDVGKLDTLEQAEAFAERLKQ, encoded by the coding sequence ATGATGCAAGCAATGATTTTCGCCGCAGGCATGGGGACACGCCTGAAACCGCTTACTGACAGCATACCAAAGGCTTTGGTAAGAGTGGGAGGAGAGCCTCTGTTGAAGCGCGTTATCCTTAGACTGAAGGATGCAGGTTTTAAGAGAATAGTCATCAATGTGCATCACTTTGCCAATCAGATAACGGATTATTTGAAAGAAAACAATAACTTTCAGCTTGATATTTGCATCAGTGATGAAACTGCCGGACTGCTTGAGACGGGTGGAGGCATTAAGTTTGCCCGTTCTCTTTTTAAGCTTAATGAGCCTATCTTAATCCATAATGTCGACATATTGAGTAATGTTGACCTTCGGAAATTCTACAAATCAGACCGTAAGTTGATGTGCGCTTCATGTGGCATTCCTCAGGAAGAGGCAGGTGCGGTGTTGCTCGTCAGTTGGCGAAAGACCAAGCGTTATCTGCTTTTTAATCATGAAATGCGACTTGTGGGATGGGTAAATATCGAAACAGGTGAGGTGAAAAGCCCTTATCAAGAGGTGCAGGAGGCATCGGTAGATGACCTGCAAAAGCAATTCCATATGTATGCTTTTTCAGGCATTCACTCGTTTTCTCCGCAGCTTTTTCCTTTGATGGATGCTTATCCTGACCGTTTCCCAATCATGGATTTCTATTTACAGAACTGCGACAAGGTGGCCATTAAAGGCTATGTGAAGAGTGATCTTGAATTAATGGATGTAGGTAAACTCGACACGCTTGAACAGGCGGAAGCCTTCGCCGAGCGTCTGAAACAATGA
- a CDS encoding phosphotransferase, producing the protein MEKLTALYVQYKGEKPATIEKMPGAGSNRQYYRFIGNDGESVIGVVGTSRDENHAFIYLDRHFMLRQLPVPHVLAVSEDELRYLQTDLGHTSLFDAIQGGREAGGRYNQNEQQLLIRTIRALPNFQIRGARGLDWNNCYPQPEFNEESVLFDLNYFKYCFLKATGLDFHELKLEANFHMFAKDLAAEVGDSFLYRDFQARNIMLDNEGNPYFIDFQGGRKGPFYYDLASFLWQASAKYSFKLRRKLVYEYYDALKQYTEVPSVRHFVSRLSLFVLFRLLQVLGAYGFRGYFERKRHFLDSIPPAMDNLRELLKMNSELFPYPYMMNMLRRLTELPQFAQIEKSAVSRSDGYKTSDSKVYEAHPQDGPATFSKYDGSGPLVVRVNSFSYRKGIPEDPSGNGGGYVFDCRSTYNPGRYEPYKKLTGLDEPVIRFLEDDGEILTFLESVYKLADHHVARYMQRGFTNLMFSFGCTGGQHRSVYSAQHLAEHIHDKFGIEVRIRHREQGIEQVLEARK; encoded by the coding sequence ATGGAAAAACTAACCGCACTTTACGTGCAGTATAAAGGTGAGAAGCCTGCTACTATAGAGAAGATGCCGGGTGCAGGAAGCAACAGACAATACTATCGTTTCATTGGAAATGATGGCGAAAGCGTTATTGGAGTGGTGGGAACGAGCCGAGATGAAAATCATGCTTTCATTTATCTTGACCGCCATTTCATGCTGCGTCAGCTTCCGGTTCCTCATGTTCTGGCCGTGAGTGAAGACGAGTTACGTTATCTGCAGACTGATTTGGGACATACATCTCTGTTTGATGCCATTCAGGGAGGACGTGAAGCAGGTGGACGTTACAATCAAAATGAACAGCAGCTGCTCATAAGAACAATCCGTGCTTTGCCTAATTTCCAGATACGGGGTGCCCGTGGTCTTGATTGGAATAACTGCTATCCGCAGCCCGAGTTTAATGAGGAAAGTGTGCTGTTCGACCTTAATTATTTCAAATATTGCTTCTTGAAAGCCACCGGACTCGATTTCCATGAGCTGAAACTTGAAGCCAATTTCCATATGTTTGCCAAGGACTTGGCAGCTGAAGTGGGGGATAGTTTTCTCTATCGTGACTTCCAAGCCCGCAACATTATGCTTGATAATGAGGGCAACCCCTACTTCATTGATTTCCAAGGTGGCCGTAAAGGACCTTTCTACTATGACCTTGCATCGTTCCTTTGGCAGGCTTCTGCCAAGTATTCCTTTAAGCTTCGCCGCAAGTTGGTCTATGAATACTACGATGCTTTGAAGCAATATACCGAGGTTCCAAGTGTGCGTCATTTTGTGAGTCGACTTAGTCTTTTCGTGCTGTTTCGCTTGCTTCAGGTGCTTGGAGCATATGGGTTTCGCGGTTATTTTGAGCGTAAGAGGCATTTCCTCGACTCAATTCCGCCCGCAATGGATAATCTGCGGGAACTCTTAAAGATGAATTCTGAACTCTTTCCTTACCCCTATATGATGAATATGTTGCGCCGTTTGACTGAGCTTCCTCAGTTTGCACAGATTGAGAAATCGGCCGTGTCACGTTCTGATGGCTATAAAACCAGCGACAGTAAAGTATATGAAGCGCATCCTCAAGACGGCCCTGCTACGTTCTCAAAATATGATGGTAGCGGCCCTTTGGTAGTCAGGGTGAATAGCTTTTCCTATCGTAAGGGCATTCCAGAAGACCCATCGGGCAATGGTGGTGGCTATGTTTTCGACTGCCGCAGTACATATAATCCTGGGCGATATGAACCTTACAAGAAGTTAACGGGCTTGGATGAACCCGTTATTCGCTTTCTCGAAGACGACGGAGAGATACTCACTTTCCTTGAAAGTGTCTACAAACTGGCCGATCATCACGTTGCCCGTTACATGCAACGTGGCTTTACCAATCTGATGTTTTCTTTTGGTTGTACGGGCGGACAGCATCGTTCGGTTTACAGTGCACAGCATCTTGCAGAGCATATTCATGACAAGTTTGGCATTGAAGTGCGCATCCGGCATCGTGAACAGGGCATAGAACAGGTGCTTGAAGCACGGAAATGA